From Candidatus Limnocylindria bacterium, a single genomic window includes:
- a CDS encoding iron ABC transporter permease, translating to MRTVTVFALLAFALVVSAAAGILVGAVAIAPGDVLSALFGADGTNGTIIRELRLPRVLGAALVGAALAAAGALLQGMLRNPLADPFVTGTSAGASLGAVLAVALGLEPALVPLAAFGGAIAAIALVWRLARLGGRTTILTVLLAGVVLTSFAGALVTFILVSSDRLSLRLRAVLGWLQGGISVISWNELAVVAIVVAIGVIGAVLLAPRIDAYAFGEETAAALGIDLDRTTALVLAATALLTGAAVAIAGLIGFVGLVIPHALRFLLGATHRRLIVASVPAGAIALVLADLGARTALAPAELPVGVITGLVGAPFFLALLVRSRRVIV from the coding sequence GTGCGGACCGTCACCGTCTTCGCGCTGCTCGCCTTCGCGCTCGTCGTGAGCGCGGCCGCGGGCATCCTCGTTGGAGCGGTCGCCATCGCGCCCGGCGATGTGCTCTCGGCGCTCTTCGGCGCCGACGGCACGAACGGCACGATCATCCGCGAGCTTCGCCTCCCGCGGGTCCTCGGTGCCGCGCTCGTCGGCGCAGCGCTCGCGGCGGCCGGCGCGCTCCTTCAGGGCATGCTGCGCAATCCGCTCGCGGATCCCTTCGTCACCGGGACCTCCGCCGGCGCGTCGCTCGGCGCGGTGCTCGCCGTCGCGCTCGGGCTCGAGCCCGCCCTCGTGCCGCTCGCGGCGTTCGGCGGCGCGATCGCCGCCATCGCCCTCGTGTGGCGCCTCGCGCGCCTCGGAGGTCGAACGACGATCCTCACCGTTCTTCTCGCGGGCGTCGTGCTCACGTCGTTCGCCGGCGCGCTCGTGACCTTCATCCTCGTCTCGAGCGATCGGCTCTCGCTCCGCCTGCGTGCGGTGCTCGGCTGGTTGCAGGGCGGCATCTCCGTCATCAGCTGGAACGAGCTCGCCGTCGTCGCGATCGTCGTGGCCATCGGCGTCATCGGCGCGGTCCTGCTCGCCCCGCGCATCGACGCGTATGCCTTCGGCGAGGAGACCGCGGCAGCGCTCGGCATCGACCTCGATCGGACGACCGCGCTCGTCCTCGCCGCGACCGCTCTTCTCACCGGCGCTGCCGTTGCCATCGCCGGGCTCATCGGGTTCGTCGGCCTCGTGATCCCGCACGCGCTGCGCTTCCTGCTCGGCGCGACGCACCGTCGTCTGATCGTCGCGAGCGTCCCGGCCGGCGCCATCGCGCTGGTGCTCGCCGATCTCGGCGCGCGCACCGCGCTCGCGCCTGCGGAGCTACCGGTCGGCGTCATCACCGGTCTGGTCGGCGCGCCGTTCTTTCTTGCGCTGCTCGTGCGCTCGAGACGGGTGATCGTTTGA
- a CDS encoding ATP-binding protein, which produces MHRLRGPWSLSTRLTLLVAILAIPVLLIIALSYADQVRERRASELDTATRSARNGASIVDGFLRDLENTTFAMAGVLAGTSRPYDQANFGAYLASLTKTYPELRAFFITDPNGRVVASASGEGIGIDLSTRPYLPPLKSGVDMVWSGSITGLQSGDITVAFGRPIRASDGTVRGFVILAFYPERVLQTLRLAFPPDAQLALIDERGHLLYASDRTEPATTEIDLVEQSGVRDALQGKVVPIDGVATPLSSDRRYGALAPIARTGWVLAMTRPLASLETELLTRLIGDAAAVLGTLLIAALVAAYVANRLARPLRELSRSAVAIGRGDRPVIPQGAGGAEVEQLSAAMRTMQAAVAHREDDLRLLAKSSERLTESLEYTETLRTAADVAVPDFADWCVVDIVDAGRVTRAAVAHADPKKQALAHRLHETYPPDVASSRGPIGRVVTTGREELKSDITDAFLRQASRGQDELALYRELAPRSYICEPLVLSGQVRGTIMFLTAESGRVYGEEHLALARELARRVAVGIENARLYYEVRQSVRTRDDFLSAVAHELKTPLTVISGTTQLLRRRMHGDELTTNAPSLDRIMGAVGRMTAFIEELLELVRRQADPTLELNRAPTDLAELVRRVASDLTELSRGQVVEIETVGGPVTGEWDAVRLERAIANVLGNAFKYNSASGHVNVRIGTEESTQGRLAFCAVTDEGIGIPEADLARIFDRFARGSNVAGRITGSGVGLTIVRQIVEQHGGTISVTSAVGRGSTFTIRLPLASVPAALTAAN; this is translated from the coding sequence ATGCACCGCTTGCGTGGACCGTGGTCGCTTTCGACGCGTTTGACGCTGCTCGTCGCCATCCTCGCGATCCCGGTGCTTCTGATCATCGCGCTCTCATACGCCGATCAGGTCCGCGAACGGCGCGCGAGCGAACTGGACACCGCGACGCGTTCGGCGCGCAACGGAGCGTCGATCGTCGATGGCTTCCTGCGCGACCTCGAGAACACGACGTTCGCGATGGCCGGCGTCCTCGCAGGCACCAGCAGGCCCTACGACCAGGCGAACTTCGGCGCATACCTGGCCTCGCTCACGAAGACGTATCCGGAGCTCCGCGCCTTCTTCATCACCGATCCGAACGGAAGGGTGGTCGCGTCCGCGAGCGGCGAGGGCATCGGCATCGACCTGTCCACGCGTCCCTATCTCCCGCCGCTCAAGTCCGGAGTGGACATGGTCTGGAGCGGCTCCATCACTGGCCTGCAGAGTGGCGACATCACCGTCGCGTTCGGTCGCCCGATCCGCGCGAGCGATGGGACGGTGCGCGGCTTCGTGATCCTCGCCTTCTACCCGGAGCGCGTCCTCCAAACCTTGCGCCTGGCCTTCCCGCCCGATGCGCAGCTCGCCCTCATCGACGAGCGCGGGCATCTCCTCTACGCGTCCGATCGGACCGAGCCCGCGACGACCGAGATCGACCTCGTCGAGCAGTCTGGCGTGCGCGACGCATTACAGGGGAAGGTCGTGCCCATCGACGGCGTCGCGACGCCTCTCAGCAGCGATCGTCGGTACGGCGCCCTTGCACCGATCGCCCGCACCGGCTGGGTGCTCGCGATGACCCGGCCCCTCGCGTCGCTTGAGACCGAGCTGCTCACGCGACTGATCGGCGACGCGGCTGCGGTCCTCGGCACGCTGCTCATCGCCGCTCTGGTGGCGGCCTACGTCGCCAATCGCCTGGCGCGGCCGCTGCGCGAGCTCTCGCGGAGCGCGGTCGCTATCGGTCGCGGCGACCGCCCGGTCATCCCGCAGGGCGCGGGTGGCGCCGAGGTCGAGCAGCTGTCCGCGGCGATGCGGACCATGCAAGCGGCGGTGGCACATCGCGAAGACGATCTCCGCCTGCTCGCGAAGTCCAGCGAGCGGCTCACCGAGTCGCTCGAATACACGGAGACCCTTCGCACGGCCGCGGACGTCGCGGTCCCAGACTTCGCGGACTGGTGCGTCGTGGACATCGTGGACGCCGGACGCGTCACGCGCGCCGCCGTCGCGCACGCCGATCCCAAGAAGCAAGCGCTCGCGCACCGCCTGCACGAGACGTATCCGCCCGACGTCGCGAGCTCGCGCGGTCCGATCGGGCGTGTGGTCACGACCGGCCGTGAGGAGCTGAAGAGCGACATCACCGATGCCTTTCTCCGACAGGCCTCGCGCGGACAGGACGAGCTCGCTCTCTACCGCGAGCTCGCTCCTCGGTCGTACATCTGCGAGCCGCTCGTCCTCAGCGGACAGGTGCGGGGAACGATCATGTTCCTCACCGCGGAATCGGGTCGCGTGTACGGCGAGGAGCACCTCGCCCTGGCGCGCGAGCTCGCGCGCCGCGTCGCCGTCGGCATCGAGAACGCGCGTCTCTACTACGAAGTGCGTCAGTCGGTCCGCACGCGGGACGACTTCCTGTCCGCCGTCGCACACGAGCTGAAGACGCCGCTGACGGTGATCAGCGGGACGACGCAGCTCCTCCGCCGGCGCATGCACGGTGACGAGCTGACCACGAACGCGCCGAGCCTGGATCGGATCATGGGAGCGGTCGGTCGCATGACCGCATTCATCGAGGAGCTTCTCGAGCTTGTCCGCCGGCAGGCGGACCCCACGCTCGAGCTGAACCGCGCGCCGACGGATCTGGCCGAGCTCGTGCGGCGCGTCGCGTCCGACCTCACGGAGCTGTCGCGCGGGCAGGTCGTTGAGATCGAGACGGTCGGGGGGCCCGTGACCGGCGAGTGGGACGCGGTGCGCCTGGAGCGCGCCATCGCGAACGTCCTGGGCAACGCATTCAAGTACAACTCCGCGAGCGGGCACGTGAACGTGCGCATCGGCACTGAAGAGTCGACGCAGGGTCGCCTTGCGTTCTGCGCGGTGACCGACGAGGGCATTGGCATCCCCGAGGCCGATCTGGCGCGGATCTTCGATCGGTTCGCGCGCGGGTCGAACGTCGCGGGACGGATCACGGGCAGTGGCGTCGGGCTCACGATCGTGCGGCAGATCGTCGAGCAGCACGGAGGAACGATCAGCGTGACGAGCGCGGTCGGGCGGGGGAGCACGTTCACGATCCGACTCCCGCTCGCGAGCGTTCCGGCGGCGCTCACCGCCGCGAACTAA
- a CDS encoding SWIM zinc finger family protein gives MYSSLISKIEKAKRYAEEPQRITFQEFEVQFKGDNSSHRVSLHGDEWSCECEHFHTSGLCAHVMTLQRLFATHLTDAVKYTTEHVPA, from the coding sequence ATGTACTCGAGCCTCATCTCGAAGATCGAGAAGGCCAAGCGGTACGCCGAAGAGCCCCAGCGGATCACCTTTCAAGAGTTCGAGGTCCAGTTCAAAGGCGACAACAGCTCCCACAGGGTTTCGCTCCACGGAGATGAGTGGTCCTGCGAGTGCGAGCACTTCCATACGTCGGGTCTGTGCGCGCACGTCATGACCCTTCAGCGTCTCTTCGCGACCCACCTCACCGACGCGGTGAAGTACACGACCGAGCACGTCCCCGCATAG
- a CDS encoding NUDIX hydrolase: MIHRAARFTFCPRDGTALVPTRIDGRDRPTCPVCGFADFMHVQIGANTIVERDGGVLLVRLNYGPRDGHWALPGGLVEDDETPEEAAVRETAEETGFEVSLHGLIASWMRPGFPILVVVYRAQIERGELRVAPDEASEARFFPRAELPALEELAWPSTAHGLDAWRAYEPPSP, from the coding sequence GTGATCCACCGCGCCGCGCGCTTCACGTTCTGCCCGCGCGACGGCACCGCGCTCGTCCCGACCCGCATCGACGGGCGCGATCGGCCTACTTGCCCCGTGTGCGGCTTCGCCGACTTCATGCACGTGCAGATCGGCGCGAACACGATCGTCGAGCGTGACGGCGGAGTGCTCCTCGTGCGCCTGAACTACGGTCCGAGAGACGGCCACTGGGCACTCCCCGGTGGTCTCGTTGAAGATGACGAGACGCCCGAGGAAGCCGCGGTGCGCGAGACCGCGGAGGAGACGGGTTTCGAGGTCAGTCTCCACGGTCTGATCGCCAGCTGGATGCGGCCGGGCTTCCCGATCCTGGTCGTCGTCTACCGCGCGCAGATCGAGCGTGGCGAGCTGCGCGTCGCGCCTGACGAGGCTTCCGAGGCGCGTTTCTTCCCACGCGCGGAGCTTCCCGCGCTCGAGGAGCTGGCGTGGCCGTCTACTGCGCACGGGCTCGATGCCTGGCGGGCATACGAGCCACCCAGTCCCTAA
- a CDS encoding GDP-mannose 4,6-dehydratase — protein MPRTVLITGITGFAGSHLAERFVTAGVAVHGIAHEDPPFAHLAAVADRVHVHRGNILDVAAVRSALDAARPDSVVHLAAQAVPTLAAADPVSAVRVNVLGTATLLSALDAHPAVHLVMASSADVYGAPDDELVDENAPQRPGNVYAATKVASEALVREFGDRRQAATTVLRPANQIGPRQHPGLAASAFAKQIAEAEAGIAEPVVRHGLLDARRDFIDVRDMAAAYALAADLSDTGTAVYNVGSGHAIPIAEILGTLIALARVPVRAELDPERVRSGELTAFALDASRFRRRTGWAPRTLLRTSLTDTLEYWRGQVRAEAGVGAPGAGAPGREATRGATA, from the coding sequence GTGCCCCGCACCGTCCTCATCACCGGCATCACTGGATTCGCGGGCAGCCATCTCGCCGAGCGCTTCGTGACTGCTGGGGTCGCCGTCCACGGCATCGCGCACGAGGATCCTCCGTTCGCGCATCTCGCCGCCGTCGCGGATCGGGTGCACGTCCATCGCGGGAACATCCTCGATGTCGCCGCGGTCCGATCCGCACTGGATGCCGCGCGACCGGACTCGGTCGTGCATCTGGCGGCGCAGGCCGTGCCGACGCTCGCGGCGGCCGATCCGGTCTCTGCGGTGCGCGTCAACGTGCTCGGCACCGCGACGTTGCTCTCCGCACTCGACGCGCACCCCGCGGTCCATCTGGTGATGGCGTCGAGTGCCGATGTGTATGGCGCTCCCGACGACGAGCTCGTCGACGAGAATGCGCCGCAGCGACCCGGGAACGTCTACGCCGCGACGAAGGTCGCGTCGGAGGCGCTGGTCCGCGAGTTCGGCGACCGGCGGCAGGCCGCGACGACCGTGCTGCGTCCCGCGAACCAGATCGGGCCTCGACAGCACCCCGGGCTCGCGGCTTCGGCCTTCGCGAAGCAGATCGCCGAGGCGGAGGCGGGCATCGCCGAACCGGTCGTGCGGCACGGCCTTCTCGACGCGCGACGCGACTTCATCGATGTGCGCGACATGGCCGCGGCCTACGCGCTCGCGGCGGATCTTTCGGACACGGGCACGGCCGTGTACAACGTCGGGAGCGGCCACGCCATCCCGATCGCCGAGATCCTGGGGACGCTCATCGCGCTCGCCCGCGTGCCGGTGCGCGCTGAGCTCGATCCGGAGCGCGTGCGGTCGGGCGAGCTCACCGCGTTCGCGCTCGACGCGAGCCGCTTCCGGAGGCGCACCGGCTGGGCCCCGCGGACCCTTCTGCGCACGTCGCTCACGGATACGCTCGAATACTGGCGGGGACAGGTGAGAGCGGAGGCGGGGGTAGGGGCCCCGGGGGCAGGGGCCCCCGGGCGCGAAGCGACGCGGGGAGCGACCGCGTGA
- a CDS encoding phosphoglucomutase/phosphomannomutase family protein encodes MNIVFGTDGWRARIAEEYTFDAVRVCAQSVAEWVQKSGEAGRGVVIGYDRRFASEHFAAAAAEVVAAHGIHVFLSTAAAPTQSFSYATMRKKAKAGIVITASHNPWPDNGFKVKSETGAAAAPDMLKELEAVIRPLESRPQDVRRMPFEEAKAAGRVELFDPAPDYLARVAELFDLDAFRGAGYRIVCEPLFGSASGYFPRLLGGGKTQIVELHGERNPYFGGLNPEPIPPNTDEFLARITAEKADVGLAVDGDADRAGLGDEKGRFVTTLTTYALLMWYLIEVRQLRQPVVKTVNMTSMVDRLGEKYGVPVYEVPVGFKYIGPKMQETGAMMGGEESGGFGFAMHLPERDGIVADLFFLDFMLKTKKKPSQLIAELMDLAGPSFYLRRDLRLDAATYSAEKPKIMERLRAAKPRELAGHTVKKVVDLDTGDGLKFFVDDGSWLLMRLSGTEPLVRVYAETRAESELAPMLDIGVKMVKGNG; translated from the coding sequence GTGAACATCGTGTTCGGCACCGACGGTTGGCGCGCGCGCATCGCGGAGGAGTACACGTTCGACGCGGTGCGCGTCTGCGCGCAGTCCGTCGCGGAGTGGGTGCAGAAGAGCGGCGAGGCCGGCCGCGGCGTCGTCATCGGCTACGACCGCCGGTTCGCGTCGGAGCACTTCGCCGCCGCCGCCGCCGAGGTCGTGGCCGCCCACGGCATCCACGTATTCCTCTCCACGGCAGCCGCGCCGACGCAGTCGTTCTCGTACGCGACGATGCGGAAGAAGGCCAAGGCCGGGATCGTCATCACGGCGAGCCACAACCCGTGGCCCGACAACGGCTTCAAGGTGAAGTCGGAGACCGGCGCCGCGGCCGCCCCCGACATGCTCAAAGAGCTCGAGGCCGTCATCCGGCCACTCGAGTCGCGGCCGCAGGACGTGCGTCGCATGCCATTCGAGGAGGCGAAAGCCGCAGGCCGCGTCGAGCTGTTCGACCCGGCACCGGACTACCTCGCGCGCGTCGCCGAGCTGTTCGACCTCGACGCCTTCCGAGGCGCGGGCTACCGCATCGTGTGCGAGCCGCTGTTCGGCAGCGCGAGCGGCTACTTCCCGCGTCTGCTGGGCGGTGGCAAGACGCAGATCGTCGAGCTCCACGGCGAGCGCAATCCGTATTTCGGCGGCCTCAACCCCGAGCCGATCCCGCCGAACACCGACGAGTTCCTCGCGCGCATCACGGCCGAGAAGGCGGACGTCGGGCTCGCGGTGGACGGTGACGCCGACCGCGCCGGCCTCGGAGATGAGAAGGGTCGCTTCGTCACGACGCTGACGACGTACGCGCTGCTCATGTGGTACCTCATCGAGGTCCGACAGCTTCGCCAGCCCGTCGTGAAGACGGTGAACATGACGTCGATGGTCGACCGTCTGGGGGAGAAGTACGGCGTTCCCGTGTATGAGGTGCCCGTCGGCTTCAAGTACATCGGCCCCAAGATGCAGGAGACCGGGGCGATGATGGGCGGCGAGGAGTCCGGCGGGTTCGGCTTCGCAATGCACCTGCCCGAGCGCGACGGCATCGTCGCGGACCTCTTCTTCCTCGACTTCATGCTGAAGACGAAGAAGAAGCCGTCGCAGCTGATCGCCGAGCTGATGGACCTCGCCGGGCCCTCCTTCTATCTGCGGCGTGACCTGCGTCTCGACGCCGCGACGTACAGCGCGGAGAAGCCAAAGATCATGGAGCGGCTGCGCGCCGCCAAGCCGCGCGAGCTCGCGGGCCACACCGTGAAGAAGGTCGTCGACCTCGACACCGGAGACGGATTGAAGTTCTTCGTCGACGATGGCTCGTGGCTACTCATGCGCCTCTCCGGCACCGAGCCGCTCGTCCGCGTCTATGCCGAGACGCGCGCTGAGTCGGAGCTGGCGCCGATGCTCGACATCGGGGTCAAGATGGTCAAAGGAAACGGGTGA
- a CDS encoding 2-phosphosulfolactate phosphatase, which produces MNVRVTRFITGAREATGHVVIVDVYRAFTTAAFCVAAGAREIVLVADHEQALAMKREDPSLFLTGEIGGRPIPGFDEGNSPSAIEHLDLTGRRVVQRTGAGTQGVNAARAARDIVLGSFVIAEATVRNLRRSADEVTVVAMGEAGARASDEDEACARYLAARLAGEPTDIAAVVASLWADEDPNWPDWFPRRDAELACQVDRFDFALPVAREGGLLVARPVRSD; this is translated from the coding sequence GTGAACGTCCGCGTCACGCGCTTCATCACCGGCGCGCGCGAAGCGACCGGCCACGTGGTCATCGTCGACGTGTATCGCGCCTTCACGACCGCGGCGTTCTGCGTCGCCGCGGGAGCGCGCGAGATCGTGCTCGTCGCTGACCATGAACAGGCGCTGGCGATGAAGCGTGAAGATCCATCCCTGTTCCTCACGGGTGAGATCGGTGGTCGCCCGATCCCCGGCTTCGACGAAGGCAACTCGCCGTCGGCGATCGAACATCTCGACCTCACCGGGCGCCGTGTCGTGCAGCGAACAGGCGCTGGGACTCAAGGAGTAAACGCGGCCCGGGCGGCGCGCGACATCGTCCTCGGTAGTTTCGTCATCGCTGAAGCGACGGTGCGTAACCTGCGTCGCAGCGCCGATGAGGTCACGGTGGTCGCGATGGGTGAAGCTGGTGCCCGGGCCTCGGACGAAGATGAAGCCTGTGCCCGTTACCTCGCGGCGCGACTCGCCGGCGAGCCAACTGACATCGCCGCGGTCGTCGCGTCCCTTTGGGCAGATGAGGATCCGAACTGGCCCGACTGGTTCCCGCGTCGCGATGCCGAGCTTGCTTGTCAGGTCGACCGCTTCGACTTCGCACTTCCGGTCGCGCGCGAGGGTGGTCTATTGGTCGCGCGGCCGGTAAGGTCAGATTGA
- a CDS encoding HD-GYP domain-containing protein: MRVSDALGDLGRAGMSPVARFSFLLAGVLAVTALLMGTGTAYLVGRYVDDETTAFTQDAVASHFGSVFSDEVFQRGLSSDERQQLLTVVTFHFSIYNVVGTEFFDRTGTIVFSYDSDEIGRQLDPATYPELASALNGVRDAERTTIVADPKLGVPGSAVGYGSFNTHHVVMDPAAATAATPGPGTREIRALEAWVPVQQNGQVVGAVVVWRDIAPIDAALMRIQLTISAIMALGAAVLWLVLRGAYERSSRRIVAQAGALEDALALRERTYDATLTALTSALDFRDNETGGHSDRVVAYMELLLEQMNIPGTELATLRRGALLHDIGKIGVPDNVLRKPTALSEAEWAVMKRHPEFGARIIAGIPFLEDVARIVRHHHERWDGMGYPDGLKGDRIPLGARIFAVGDSFDAMTSDRPYRRGLLIDAAREEIRRCASSQFDPAVVTAFLSIPVARLAAIADDAPHTHPRVIAS; encoded by the coding sequence ATGCGGGTCAGCGATGCCCTTGGAGACCTGGGGCGTGCCGGGATGAGTCCCGTCGCGCGCTTCTCGTTTCTCCTCGCCGGTGTGCTCGCGGTCACCGCTCTTCTGATGGGCACTGGCACCGCCTATCTCGTCGGTCGCTACGTCGATGACGAGACGACCGCGTTCACGCAGGACGCGGTCGCCAGTCACTTCGGATCTGTGTTCAGCGACGAAGTGTTCCAGCGCGGCCTGTCTTCCGACGAGCGACAGCAGCTGCTGACCGTCGTGACGTTCCATTTCTCGATCTACAACGTCGTCGGCACCGAGTTCTTCGATCGCACCGGCACCATCGTCTTTTCCTACGACAGCGATGAGATCGGCCGCCAGCTGGACCCGGCGACGTATCCAGAGCTCGCGAGCGCTTTGAACGGTGTGCGCGACGCGGAGCGGACGACGATCGTCGCCGACCCGAAGCTTGGCGTGCCCGGATCCGCCGTCGGATATGGCAGCTTCAATACGCACCACGTGGTCATGGACCCGGCCGCTGCCACGGCTGCGACTCCCGGCCCCGGCACGCGCGAGATCCGCGCCCTGGAAGCCTGGGTGCCAGTGCAGCAGAACGGCCAGGTCGTGGGCGCCGTCGTTGTCTGGCGAGACATCGCGCCGATCGATGCCGCGCTCATGCGCATACAGCTGACGATCTCGGCGATCATGGCGCTCGGCGCCGCGGTCCTCTGGCTCGTGCTCCGCGGCGCGTACGAGCGGTCCTCGAGGCGGATCGTGGCCCAGGCTGGCGCGCTCGAGGACGCTCTCGCGCTGCGCGAACGCACCTACGACGCGACGCTGACGGCTCTCACGAGTGCGCTCGACTTCCGCGACAACGAGACCGGCGGTCACTCCGATCGCGTCGTCGCGTACATGGAGCTGCTGCTCGAGCAGATGAACATCCCCGGAACGGAGCTGGCGACGCTGCGCCGTGGCGCCCTGCTTCACGACATCGGCAAGATCGGCGTTCCGGACAACGTCCTTCGCAAGCCGACCGCGCTCAGTGAAGCTGAGTGGGCGGTCATGAAGCGTCACCCCGAGTTCGGCGCGCGGATCATCGCCGGCATCCCGTTCCTCGAGGACGTGGCGCGGATCGTTCGCCACCACCACGAGCGCTGGGACGGCATGGGGTACCCGGATGGACTGAAGGGCGATCGCATCCCGCTCGGCGCGCGCATCTTCGCGGTCGGCGACTCGTTCGATGCCATGACGAGCGACCGCCCGTATCGCCGGGGTCTGCTCATCGATGCCGCCCGCGAAGAGATCAGGCGCTGCGCGAGTTCGCAGTTCGATCCGGCCGTCGTGACCGCGTTCCTGAGCATTCCGGTCGCGCGTCTCGCCGCGATCGCGGACGACGCGCCGCACACGCACCCGCGGGTGATCGCGAGCTAA
- a CDS encoding bifunctional phosphoglucose/phosphomannose isomerase, with translation MDTAVIESVERIRAADPGNMLDRIKDLPKQVRDAWTIARAAQLPPAHGDVRNITVAGMGGSAIGGDLAAALLAGELKVPMNVHRDYGLPAYVGRDSLVIASSYSGNTEESLSSFEEAQRRGARVLVLTTGGKIAELARAAKYPVITFSYPAQPRAALGYSLGLVLGALTRLGFVRDLSSDIDAALADVAKLEERVHEGARTNDAKKLAIELYGRIIFAYGGGVLGVMARRVKGQWNENAKNWGAFDVLPELNHNGVVGFPHPDIARDALTVLLLRSDRDNPRHKLRFDVTRELLDRASVPHKTLQFSGANMLSEVLQLTLFTDYVSFYVALLNGVDPSPVKSIDYLKERLAKG, from the coding sequence ATGGATACAGCGGTCATCGAGTCCGTCGAACGCATCCGGGCCGCGGATCCCGGGAACATGCTCGATCGCATCAAGGACCTTCCGAAGCAGGTGCGCGACGCGTGGACGATCGCGCGGGCCGCGCAGCTTCCGCCGGCGCACGGAGACGTGCGCAACATCACCGTCGCCGGCATGGGCGGCTCGGCGATCGGCGGCGATCTCGCGGCGGCGCTGCTCGCCGGCGAGCTCAAGGTCCCGATGAACGTGCATCGCGATTACGGACTTCCCGCGTACGTCGGCCGCGACTCGCTGGTGATCGCCTCCTCGTACTCCGGGAACACCGAGGAGTCGCTCTCGAGCTTCGAGGAAGCGCAGCGCCGCGGCGCGCGTGTGCTCGTGCTCACGACCGGCGGAAAGATCGCCGAGCTCGCGCGCGCGGCCAAGTATCCCGTCATCACGTTCTCGTACCCGGCGCAGCCACGCGCGGCGCTGGGATACTCCCTCGGGCTCGTGTTGGGCGCGCTCACGCGGCTCGGATTCGTCCGTGACCTGAGCTCGGACATCGACGCGGCGCTCGCCGACGTCGCCAAGCTCGAGGAGCGCGTACACGAGGGCGCGCGAACGAACGACGCGAAGAAGCTGGCGATCGAGCTTTACGGTCGGATCATCTTCGCCTACGGCGGCGGCGTGCTCGGCGTGATGGCCCGGCGCGTGAAGGGCCAGTGGAACGAGAACGCGAAGAACTGGGGCGCCTTCGACGTCCTGCCCGAGCTCAACCACAACGGCGTCGTCGGTTTCCCGCACCCCGACATCGCCCGCGATGCGCTCACCGTGCTCCTCCTGCGCAGCGACCGCGACAATCCGCGCCACAAGCTGCGGTTCGACGTGACGCGCGAGCTGCTGGACCGCGCGAGCGTCCCGCACAAGACGCTGCAGTTCAGCGGGGCGAACATGCTCTCGGAGGTCTTGCAGCTGACGCTGTTCACCGACTACGTCTCCTTCTATGTCGCGCTCCTGAACGGCGTCGACCCGTCGCCGGTGAAATCGATCGATTACCTCAAGGAACGACTCGCGAAGGGGTGA
- a CDS encoding cobalamin-binding protein, giving the protein MRSRLTSILTVLLFVASACGAATTPVPQQATATAAATAAAFPATVTDFQNRSMTLPKRPERIVSIGPSITEFLFALGAGPRVVGVDDFSDEPAAASQLEKVGGIKVNFEKVVSLKPDLVLSVKFSDGTIEKLASAGLLVLVVDPQSAGDVARTAILLGRAVGSDGETMARDIQKHVDDVRSKTGGATTKPRVYHEIDASDPTKIFTVGPGSYIHDLIEIAGGVNIAARATSAYPQLSAEEILRSDPEIIVLAAADYSAKPDQVAARAGWSAISAVKNKRIVTIAPNLINRPGPRVGEAAEAYAKLVHPELFR; this is encoded by the coding sequence ATGCGTTCCCGCCTTACGTCCATCCTCACCGTCCTCCTCTTCGTGGCCTCCGCCTGTGGCGCTGCCACAACACCGGTCCCCCAGCAGGCCACCGCGACCGCCGCGGCGACCGCCGCCGCGTTCCCGGCCACGGTCACCGACTTCCAGAACCGGTCCATGACCCTTCCCAAACGCCCGGAGCGCATCGTCTCCATCGGCCCGTCGATCACCGAGTTCCTGTTCGCGCTCGGCGCCGGACCGCGTGTGGTCGGCGTCGACGACTTCTCCGACGAGCCTGCCGCGGCGAGTCAGCTCGAGAAGGTCGGCGGCATCAAGGTCAACTTCGAAAAGGTCGTCTCACTGAAGCCGGACCTCGTCCTCAGCGTGAAGTTCTCCGACGGCACGATCGAGAAGCTCGCCAGCGCCGGTCTCCTCGTCCTCGTCGTCGACCCGCAGAGCGCCGGCGACGTCGCGCGCACCGCGATCCTCCTGGGCCGCGCCGTCGGAAGCGACGGCGAGACCATGGCGCGCGACATCCAGAAGCACGTGGACGACGTCAGGTCCAAGACCGGAGGCGCGACGACCAAGCCGCGCGTCTATCACGAGATCGACGCGTCGGATCCCACGAAGATCTTCACCGTCGGCCCGGGGTCGTACATCCACGACCTCATCGAGATCGCGGGCGGCGTGAACATCGCGGCGCGCGCGACCAGCGCGTACCCGCAGCTCTCGGCCGAGGAGATCCTGCGAAGCGATCCGGAGATCATCGTTCTCGCCGCTGCGGACTATTCGGCGAAGCCGGATCAGGTCGCCGCGCGGGCAGGCTGGTCGGCGATCAGCGCGGTGAAGAACAAGCGCATCGTCACGATCGCGCCGAACCTCATCAACCGGCCCGGTCCGCGCGTCGGCGAGGCGGCGGAGGCGTACGCAAAGCTCGTGCATCCCGAGCTGTTCCGCTAG